The genomic window TTCCTTCTGGTAAATCAATCGCCAATTCTGAAAGTGCTTTACCTTGGACATGAACATCAAATTTATGAGTAGCATCTGGGATACGGGCAACATTAGGAACAGCAGCACTGTTACCTAGATGAGAAATATTAGCATCATTTGGATTTTTAGCCCAAGCAGTAGAAACTGAAGATGCAAAAACTAAGGTAAAAGCAGCTGCGTAAATCGGCTTTTTCATCGATATTCTCCTTATTTAGTTAATCAATGAACTATCTCTATAGGAATCCAAAGTCTTGCTATGTATACTGAGAAGCCAAACCTTATTTGACAGGCTTTCAGTCAGGTTGACTTTTCAACAATCAAATGGGATTTCTATATATTTATAATTATGAAAGCTATTGATGAAATCAAGATGAAATATTGTTATGTCAAGAGAAATTTAAAATGTAGTTACTAAACGTAATTACTCAAAATTATTTCTGATTTAACTATTAAATATCTAAATTTAAAAGCTACTTAAAATTCTCCTGATAGTTAACTGATTTTTGAGTTAACTATCAGGAGTTTTATTTGGATAGCGAAGATTTTAAGGACTAATACGAAATCTAGCTACACCTATAGGTATTTTTGCATCACTACCAATGAAATTAGCAGATAAATAATAAACAGGGCCATTACCAAGAAATGGTTGTTTGACATTCTTAATGTCAATCTCTAGCTTACTGTTAGGAGCAACTGGTTCAGCAAAAGCTAGTAGTATAGTCTTACCATTCAAAGAAACATTAGCGTTAATTTTCTGACCATTCTCTTTGTTTACAACAACATCATTAATATCATTGCTCCACCTTACAGTACTTGGAACTTCAATATTTAACTGCGAAACATCTTTACTATTTTTAGGAACGTGTACTCGCAAAGTATGTCTAACAACCGCCCAGCGAGTCGGAGGAAATTGATAGTTACCCTCAACATGAGGAAGACTATCATTTTCTTCATTGGCACTTGCATAGTTGGCAGAAATTAAAAATGCAGCAGCTAGAGTAGATATAGCAATGTAAGCTAGCATTTTTTTCATATTTACTCCTAATTTAATCAGTAACATCAGCAAATATTCAGATTCGTGTTTAGTAAGCCGTTATCAACTAATACATAACAACTATGTAAAGACAGAATTATCTATCT from Tolypothrix sp. PCC 7712 includes these protein-coding regions:
- a CDS encoding DUF2808 domain-containing protein, whose translation is MLLIKLGVNMKKMLAYIAISTLAAAFLISANYASANEENDSLPHVEGNYQFPPTRWAVVRHTLRVHVPKNSKDVSQLNIEVPSTVRWSNDINDVVVNKENGQKINANVSLNGKTILLAFAEPVAPNSKLEIDIKNVKQPFLGNGPVYYLSANFIGSDAKIPIGVARFRISP